The Streptomyces sp. NBC_01197 genome window below encodes:
- a CDS encoding DUF1275 family protein, with the protein MLPTVLVIGVAWLLLGVPAGGWLVGLTALLAAAMGMQAVVTRRTRISDVTTVVITSTLVNFALDSPLAGGTGDKWVRRAGAVVW; encoded by the coding sequence GTGCTGCCAACGGTCCTCGTGATCGGAGTCGCCTGGTTGCTGCTGGGCGTTCCGGCCGGAGGATGGCTGGTCGGGCTCACGGCTCTGCTCGCCGCGGCGATGGGTATGCAGGCGGTGGTCACCCGCCGGACACGGATCTCCGACGTCACCACGGTGGTCATCACGAGCACGCTGGTGAACTTCGCGCTGGACAGCCCGCTCGCCGGCGGCACCGGCGACAAGTGGGTCCGCCGCGCGGGAGCGGTTGTCTGGTAG
- a CDS encoding SDR family NAD(P)-dependent oxidoreductase, translating to MSENRVVVITGAARGIGRATAVAFAREGYSVAGADIAALASSAMDYHPATPEDLAETGRLVQETGAEWLPVVFDQRDRHAVKAGFDQVVERFGGIDVVFANAGIQGFASLLQMSDELWDDQIDVNLTGTANVLRAAAPLLIERGGGRIIVTSSTQGQHGTLDGAGYSASKWGLIGLMKSAALDLGKHGITVNAVIPGLVNTALTRHEDRYAQIIRTGGHEPTGDVAKDEQTAADAQRGKLPLGAPWVEPQDVAPLVVFLASDEARMVTGTSFAATGGDSANITA from the coding sequence ATGAGCGAGAACCGAGTAGTGGTCATCACCGGGGCGGCCCGCGGGATCGGTCGCGCCACAGCCGTGGCCTTCGCACGAGAGGGATACAGCGTCGCCGGGGCTGACATCGCGGCCCTGGCGAGCTCCGCGATGGACTACCACCCGGCGACGCCCGAGGACCTCGCCGAGACCGGGCGGCTCGTCCAGGAGACGGGAGCCGAGTGGCTGCCGGTGGTCTTCGACCAGCGCGACCGTCACGCGGTGAAGGCCGGGTTCGACCAGGTCGTAGAGCGCTTCGGGGGGATCGACGTCGTCTTCGCCAACGCCGGTATCCAAGGCTTCGCGTCCCTGCTTCAGATGAGCGACGAGCTCTGGGACGACCAGATCGACGTCAACCTCACCGGCACCGCCAACGTTCTCCGCGCCGCCGCGCCGCTTCTCATCGAGCGCGGGGGCGGACGGATCATCGTCACGTCCTCCACCCAGGGTCAGCACGGCACCCTCGACGGCGCAGGCTACTCGGCGTCCAAGTGGGGACTGATCGGGCTGATGAAGTCGGCGGCCCTCGACCTCGGCAAGCACGGCATCACCGTCAACGCCGTGATCCCGGGGCTGGTCAACACGGCGCTCACCCGTCACGAGGACCGCTACGCGCAGATCATCCGCACGGGCGGCCACGAGCCCACCGGCGACGTCGCCAAGGATGAGCAGACTGCAGCCGACGCCCAGCGCGGCAAGCTGCCGCTCGGGGCGCCGTGGGTCGAGCCCCAGGACGTCGCACCACTGGTGGTGTTCCTCGCCTCCGACGAGGCACGCATGGTGACCGGCACCAGCTTCGCTGCCACCGGCGGCGACAGCGCCAACATCACGGCGTGA
- a CDS encoding TetR/AcrR family transcriptional regulator, which translates to MASDRRTLLATAALDVLADEGMRGLTHRAVDRRAAMPPGTTSVYFRTRAALLTGLVVHLVRLDQTELQTTADELPPLRTVEELVDGMVTLTRQRLTGEGRRRSLARHACAVESVRDEELREILVPRENAGREAVRLFLAKRGVTDVENRTHTLLTCIDGLVFDRLVNGGEVQREALEGLVAAALR; encoded by the coding sequence ATGGCTTCGGATCGGCGCACCCTTCTTGCAACCGCAGCTCTCGACGTCCTCGCCGACGAAGGGATGCGCGGCTTGACTCACCGCGCGGTCGACCGCAGAGCAGCCATGCCGCCCGGCACCACCTCGGTCTACTTCCGCACCCGCGCCGCACTGTTGACCGGACTCGTCGTCCACTTGGTCCGACTCGACCAGACGGAACTTCAAACGACGGCCGACGAGCTTCCGCCCCTGCGTACCGTCGAGGAACTGGTGGACGGCATGGTGACGCTCACCCGACAGCGACTCACCGGCGAGGGCCGTCGGCGCTCGCTCGCCCGCCATGCTTGCGCCGTCGAGAGTGTGCGCGACGAAGAGCTGCGCGAGATCCTCGTGCCTCGCGAAAACGCCGGCCGCGAGGCCGTCCGGTTGTTCCTCGCCAAGCGCGGCGTGACCGACGTTGAGAACCGCACTCACACTCTGCTGACCTGCATCGACGGACTGGTCTTCGACCGACTGGTGAACGGCGGCGAAGTACAGCGCGAGGCCCTCGAAGGACTGGTCGCCGCCGCGCTGCGTTAG
- a CDS encoding FAD-dependent monooxygenase — MGNTAVVVGGGIGGLAAAIGLHRIGWDVTVLERSSMLEDAGAGISLAANGLRALDELGIGGAVRDASRGQYSGGTRTSRGGWLARMDGSALAKAVGTPIMGIPRSTLHRLLREGVPAGSLVIGSQAATVKQAGPGTVHVGYSTTALEADLVVAADGIGSELRGQLFPDHPGPVHSGSTVLRAITEHAVDLRTDFELTWGRGAEFGHIAFLDGKAEWHAVLSLPAGTRFTDPLTELRRRFHTWHDPIPALLDATRPEAVLHHDVNELRTPLPSYVVGRIALLGDAAHAMTPNLGQGACQALEDAVTLAAALGAESTVEAALARYDAERRPRSQAVAGAARQAGRMGQQLSHPLAVTLRNTAMRLTPSRAATRMILRHHAWVPPSLN; from the coding sequence ATGGGGAACACGGCAGTGGTGGTCGGAGGAGGCATAGGCGGGCTGGCCGCTGCGATCGGCCTGCACCGCATCGGATGGGACGTGACAGTCCTCGAGCGTTCGTCCATGCTTGAGGACGCGGGGGCAGGCATTTCATTGGCTGCCAACGGCCTGCGGGCACTGGACGAACTCGGCATCGGTGGGGCGGTTCGGGACGCGTCGCGAGGGCAGTACAGCGGCGGCACTCGGACGTCCCGGGGCGGCTGGCTGGCCCGGATGGACGGCTCGGCACTGGCGAAGGCGGTGGGCACGCCGATCATGGGCATCCCGCGCTCCACTCTGCACCGACTGCTACGAGAGGGCGTGCCCGCCGGGTCCCTGGTGATCGGCTCCCAGGCGGCCACGGTCAAGCAGGCCGGCCCGGGAACAGTTCACGTCGGCTACAGCACCACGGCCCTGGAGGCCGATCTGGTAGTGGCGGCCGACGGTATCGGCAGCGAACTCCGCGGCCAACTCTTCCCAGACCACCCCGGCCCTGTCCACAGCGGCTCGACGGTGCTGCGCGCGATCACCGAGCACGCGGTCGATCTGCGTACCGACTTCGAGCTGACCTGGGGCCGAGGCGCGGAGTTCGGACACATCGCTTTCCTGGACGGGAAGGCCGAGTGGCACGCCGTCCTCAGCCTCCCCGCCGGAACGCGGTTCACCGACCCTCTGACCGAACTGCGCCGACGATTCCACACCTGGCACGACCCGATCCCCGCTCTACTCGACGCGACCCGGCCCGAGGCCGTGTTGCATCACGACGTGAACGAACTCCGCACACCCCTCCCCTCATACGTGGTCGGGCGGATCGCCCTGCTCGGCGACGCGGCCCATGCGATGACCCCCAACCTCGGACAAGGCGCCTGCCAGGCACTGGAGGACGCGGTCACTCTGGCCGCCGCCCTTGGTGCCGAGTCCACCGTCGAGGCCGCGCTCGCCCGCTACGACGCCGAGCGTCGACCGCGCAGCCAGGCCGTCGCAGGGGCCGCCCGGCAGGCCGGGAGAATGGGCCAGCAACTGTCCCACCCGCTGGCCGTCACCCTGCGGAACACGGCGATGCGACTGACACCGTCCCGGGCCGCCACACGTATGATTCTGCGGCACCACGCCTGGGTCCCGCCGTCGCTGAACTGA
- a CDS encoding IS5 family transposase, with protein sequence MSERKPYPSDLSDEQCSWIEPVITAWKDRHRSVSGHQGAYELREIVNAILYQGRTGCQWAYLPHDLPQKSATYYYFATWRDDGTDQVIHELLRCQVRERARRSEDPTLVVPDTRSVHAAAGVPAATTGRDPAKRVPGRKRGLAVDVLGLVIAVVVLAANTHDNTVGIILLDQVAEHAGGNVRKALVDQGFNNQVVLHGVGLGIDVEIVERNPQDKGFVPQPKRWKVEQTYGILILHRRLVRDYEHRPSSSASRVYWAMSHVMIRRLAGANAPTWRESQAVTP encoded by the coding sequence GTGAGTGAACGCAAGCCGTATCCGAGTGACTTATCGGACGAGCAGTGCTCGTGGATTGAGCCGGTGATCACCGCGTGGAAGGACCGGCACCGTTCGGTCAGTGGCCATCAGGGCGCCTACGAGTTGCGGGAGATCGTTAACGCGATCCTCTATCAGGGGCGGACCGGCTGCCAGTGGGCCTATCTCCCGCACGATCTTCCCCAGAAGAGTGCGACGTACTACTACTTCGCCACCTGGCGGGACGACGGAACCGACCAGGTCATCCATGAACTCCTGCGCTGCCAGGTCCGCGAGCGGGCCCGCCGGTCAGAGGACCCGACGCTGGTGGTGCCGGACACCCGGAGTGTCCATGCGGCCGCCGGGGTCCCCGCCGCCACGACCGGCCGGGATCCCGCCAAGCGGGTGCCGGGCCGCAAGCGCGGACTGGCCGTGGACGTCCTCGGCCTGGTCATCGCGGTCGTCGTCCTCGCCGCGAACACGCACGACAACACCGTGGGCATCATCCTGCTGGACCAGGTCGCCGAGCACGCCGGCGGAAATGTCCGCAAGGCGCTGGTTGACCAGGGCTTCAATAACCAGGTGGTCCTGCATGGCGTCGGCCTGGGGATCGACGTCGAGATCGTCGAACGCAACCCGCAGGACAAGGGGTTCGTGCCGCAGCCGAAGCGGTGGAAGGTCGAGCAGACGTACGGGATCTTGATACTGCACCGGCGTCTGGTCCGTGACTATGAGCACCGCCCATCGTCGTCCGCCTCTCGCGTCTACTGGGCGATGTCCCACGTCATGATCCGCCGCCTCGCCGGCGCGAACGCTCCTACCTGGCGCGAATCGCAGGCGGTGACCCCATGA
- a CDS encoding zinc-binding alcohol dehydrogenase family protein, with the protein MRAAVLTRFGAPLAVREVPDPEAGSGEVVVEVLAAGVAPYAAEVFSGKRKYPLVPPVVPGVGAVGRIVHVGPDATRLQIGDLVWCDSTVRSRDDALTPDITLQGWSSRGEGGARLAEYMHDGAFAELMRVPTENVFPLPAAAGEDAARWAALTVHTISYGGLLAGGLAAGETLLVSGATGNLGSSAVAVALAMGAGRVVAPGRNKAALDLLADRFGPRLRPVPLAGDEATDRAAMSAAADGPIDMVIDLLPPSAPSSASRAAAMTVREYGRVVLMGGVGMLGGDDLALPYPWIMRNSITVRGQWMYPRTANVGIIRLLASGALDLAPERVRPFDLNAVNDAITYAAAHGGPFDRTSLTPSAG; encoded by the coding sequence GTGCGAGCAGCAGTTCTGACGCGGTTCGGCGCCCCACTCGCGGTGCGGGAGGTGCCGGACCCCGAGGCCGGTAGCGGTGAGGTGGTGGTCGAGGTCCTCGCCGCCGGCGTGGCGCCCTACGCGGCCGAAGTCTTCAGCGGCAAGCGGAAGTACCCCCTTGTCCCTCCTGTCGTGCCCGGTGTTGGCGCGGTGGGGCGGATCGTCCATGTCGGCCCTGACGCCACCCGGCTGCAGATCGGCGACCTGGTGTGGTGCGACTCGACGGTGCGCTCGCGGGACGATGCCCTGACTCCCGACATCACGCTCCAGGGCTGGAGTTCGCGCGGCGAGGGCGGCGCGCGGCTCGCCGAGTACATGCACGACGGGGCGTTCGCCGAGCTCATGCGGGTCCCGACGGAGAACGTCTTTCCGCTGCCGGCGGCGGCCGGGGAGGATGCGGCCCGCTGGGCCGCGCTCACCGTGCACACCATCTCCTACGGCGGGCTGCTGGCAGGCGGGCTCGCGGCCGGCGAGACCCTGCTCGTCAGCGGGGCCACCGGCAACCTCGGCAGCAGCGCGGTCGCGGTCGCGCTCGCGATGGGCGCGGGCCGCGTGGTCGCCCCCGGCCGCAACAAGGCCGCGCTCGACCTCCTCGCCGACCGGTTCGGCCCGCGTCTGCGCCCGGTCCCGCTGGCCGGGGACGAAGCCACCGACCGCGCGGCGATGTCCGCGGCGGCCGACGGCCCGATCGACATGGTGATCGATCTGCTCCCGCCGAGCGCACCCAGCTCGGCCTCGCGTGCGGCGGCCATGACCGTGCGCGAGTACGGCCGGGTCGTTCTCATGGGCGGCGTCGGCATGCTCGGTGGCGACGACCTCGCACTCCCGTACCCATGGATCATGCGCAACTCGATCACCGTGCGCGGGCAGTGGATGTACCCGCGCACAGCCAATGTCGGCATCATCCGGCTCCTCGCCTCGGGCGCTTTGGATCTCGCCCCCGAACGGGTCCGGCCGTTCGACCTCAATGCCGTCAACGACGCCATCACGTACGCCGCCGCGCACGGTGGCCCGTTCGACCGCACCAGCCTCACCCCATCGGCTGGCTGA
- a CDS encoding LysR family transcriptional regulator, which produces MDISSTGLRVLRQIAESGSFTAAAARLGYTQSAISRQAAALEHSAGTTLFERRPDGVRLTPPGLTLLRHAHTILASLAAAERDLTGTVPQTELVRLGAVLSAGSAILPRALAHLAEADPQITVTTREGTTPSLIRALRAGSLDLAVLTSRPPHRPFDSELPRLHLEAVADTELAVAVPSTGEFAGRTTAHVDELVDAAWIATSSSNSEPLLGVWPGLPGRPRVVHSARDWLTKLQLVAGGFGVTTVPSRLSPVLPPGVSLLRVEGAPPEIRRVLVARLSGHPTPAITAVTQAITSTA; this is translated from the coding sequence ATGGACATCTCCAGCACGGGACTGCGGGTCCTGCGGCAGATCGCCGAGTCCGGCAGCTTCACCGCAGCGGCCGCGCGACTCGGATACACGCAGTCGGCCATCTCACGCCAGGCCGCCGCCCTCGAACACAGCGCCGGCACCACCCTGTTCGAACGCCGCCCGGACGGGGTGCGGCTCACTCCCCCCGGCTTGACCCTGCTGCGGCACGCCCACACGATCCTCGCCTCACTCGCAGCGGCCGAGCGTGATCTCACCGGCACCGTCCCGCAGACCGAACTGGTCCGGCTCGGGGCGGTCCTGAGCGCGGGCTCAGCGATTCTGCCCCGCGCACTCGCACACCTCGCGGAGGCAGACCCGCAGATCACGGTCACCACCCGCGAGGGCACCACGCCTTCCCTGATCCGGGCGTTGCGCGCGGGCTCGCTCGACCTCGCCGTGCTGACATCCCGACCACCCCACCGTCCCTTCGACAGCGAGTTGCCGCGCCTGCACCTCGAGGCCGTCGCGGACACCGAACTGGCCGTGGCGGTGCCATCGACCGGGGAGTTCGCCGGACGCACCACGGCGCACGTCGACGAACTGGTCGACGCCGCATGGATCGCCACCTCGTCGTCGAACTCCGAGCCGCTGCTCGGCGTCTGGCCCGGCCTGCCCGGACGGCCGCGCGTCGTCCACTCCGCGCGCGACTGGCTGACGAAGCTCCAACTGGTCGCCGGCGGCTTCGGCGTGACCACGGTGCCGTCCCGGCTCTCACCGGTGCTGCCGCCCGGGGTGAGCCTGCTGCGCGTCGAGGGCGCACCCCCCGAGATCCGCCGGGTGCTCGTGGCACGCCTCTCCGGCCACCCCACCCCGGCGATCACCGCCGTCACCCAAGCGATCACCTCGACCGCCTGA
- a CDS encoding IS5 family transposase (programmed frameshift) produces MGQEKWSWIVPDGLWEIARPLIPPSKVRPQGGQTQDTPDETLFAAIVYVLVSGCSWRALPPCFGVSKSTVHRRFMIWSRAGVRGQLHEAVVHRFDDAGLIDVSRVVLDSAHVRGKKGGEHTGPSPVDRGKPGSKMHILSDANGLPLVVGISAANVHDSLALKPMVAGHQTRHDPHRGRYFKPQRLHADKAYDVPHLRKWLWGKHIGVRIARKGIESSERLGRRRWVIERTMSWLSGYRRLSPRYERQSSNYLAFLGLAATLCCYKRLIRLTT; encoded by the exons ATGGGGCAGGAGAAGTGGAGTTGGATTGTTCCGGACGGGCTGTGGGAGATAGCAAGGCCTCTCATCCCTCCGTCGAAGGTGCGGCCGCAGGGCGGCCAGACGCAGGACACGCCTGATGAGACGTTGTTCGCGGCGATCGTCTATGTGCTGGTCAGCGGGTGTTCCTGGCGGGCTTTGCCGCCGTGTTTCGGGGTGTCGAAGTCGACGGTGCATCGTCGGTTCATGATCTGGTCGAGAGCTGGTGTCCGGGGCCAGCTCCATGAAGCGGTGGTGCATCGCTTCGATGATGCCGGCCTCATCGACGTCTCCCGTGTTGTGCTCGACTCCGCGCACGTGCGGG GCAAAAAAGGGGGCGAACACACAGGTCCAAGCCCCGTGGACCGAGGGAAACCGGGTTCCAAGATGCACATCCTGTCGGACGCGAACGGACTGCCCCTGGTCGTCGGCATCTCCGCCGCCAACGTCCACGACAGCCTCGCGCTGAAGCCCATGGTCGCCGGTCACCAAACGAGACACGACCCCCACCGCGGCCGCTACTTCAAGCCTCAGCGGCTGCACGCGGACAAGGCCTACGACGTGCCCCACCTGCGGAAATGGTTATGGGGCAAGCACATCGGCGTCCGCATCGCACGCAAAGGCATCGAGTCCAGCGAACGACTCGGCCGACGCAGGTGGGTGATCGAACGGACGATGTCGTGGCTGTCCGGCTACCGCCGCCTCAGCCCCCGCTACGAACGCCAATCCTCCAACTACCTGGCCTTTCTCGGACTCGCCGCGACACTCTGCTGCTACAAACGGCTCATACGACTCACCACATAG
- a CDS encoding AfsR/SARP family transcriptional regulator, with protein sequence MRIDVLGAVRAFRDDGSPVDLGGPRHREVLARLVAAEGRMVTTDTLVDDLWADPPARAVGALRTFVAALRRALEPDRLPRNPPRVLVTEGPGYALRLPREEVDVHRFQDTLARARRSPDAVTDLATVLADWRGPAYADVPGSAWTQRERIRLEELRLEGVELRARNLVDYGGGADLVAELGAHVTEHPWREPAWGLLARALYRAGRQADALATLRRARAMLVDQLGLDPGADLQRLETDILNGSVPPEGARTAWTSHGVRLGPRTTVDLARTLALAGGDALVHSRRDRLAAVQAAERTGDLSLTARIIGAYDVPAIWSRADDPEQSRAVVAAAERTLTALGPDGPADLLARLLATIAVESRSADLSGTELERAQQAARQAEALARDLADPALLAFALNGVFLQSFTRPGLAAVRDRIGAEILGLATRHELPNFAVLGRLVRLQSASALGDLDAATSHAKAAEQLAATTEAPLVSVLTGWFRARATAARSAEPGGPTAATAAAHYRAAEDALQTAGMPGLHRGLFPLALLGLRLLHDRPAPTDPRLDWGPYRPWARPLVLLAQDRVEEARAALASVPEPPRDHMQEALWCLTARAAVRLGEHGIAARAEAALRDARAEHAGAASGMLTLGPVARYLAEAEACAGAG encoded by the coding sequence ATGCGAATCGACGTGCTCGGTGCCGTGCGGGCCTTCCGCGACGACGGCAGTCCGGTTGACCTGGGCGGGCCCCGCCATCGTGAGGTACTCGCCCGGCTCGTCGCCGCCGAGGGACGGATGGTTACCACCGACACCCTTGTCGACGACCTGTGGGCCGATCCGCCGGCCCGCGCCGTGGGCGCTTTGCGCACGTTCGTCGCCGCGCTGCGCCGCGCCCTCGAACCCGACAGGCTGCCCCGCAATCCACCGCGCGTACTCGTCACCGAAGGTCCCGGCTATGCGCTGCGCCTGCCGCGGGAGGAAGTGGACGTCCATCGGTTCCAGGACACCCTGGCCCGCGCCCGGCGCAGCCCCGACGCGGTGACCGACCTCGCCACGGTACTCGCGGACTGGCGTGGACCCGCCTATGCCGATGTGCCCGGCTCCGCATGGACGCAGCGCGAGCGGATCCGACTGGAGGAGCTGAGGTTGGAGGGGGTGGAACTGCGCGCCCGCAACCTCGTTGACTACGGGGGAGGGGCCGATCTCGTCGCCGAACTGGGTGCCCATGTCACCGAACATCCGTGGCGCGAGCCGGCCTGGGGGCTGCTTGCCCGCGCGCTATACCGCGCGGGCCGCCAGGCCGACGCGCTGGCCACCCTCCGCCGAGCCCGCGCGATGCTCGTTGATCAACTCGGGCTCGACCCTGGTGCTGACCTCCAACGCCTGGAGACGGACATCCTCAACGGCTCCGTGCCTCCCGAAGGCGCACGTACCGCGTGGACCAGCCATGGTGTCCGGCTCGGCCCGCGCACCACCGTGGATCTGGCCCGCACCCTCGCACTGGCCGGTGGCGACGCCCTCGTTCACTCGCGGCGCGACCGCCTCGCCGCTGTCCAGGCGGCGGAACGCACGGGAGACCTCTCCCTGACCGCCCGGATCATCGGCGCCTATGACGTGCCCGCCATCTGGAGCCGGGCCGACGACCCCGAGCAGTCGCGCGCCGTCGTCGCGGCTGCCGAGCGCACGCTCACCGCGCTCGGTCCCGACGGCCCCGCCGACCTGCTCGCCCGCCTCCTGGCCACGATCGCTGTCGAGAGCCGCAGCGCCGATCTGTCCGGGACCGAGCTGGAGCGCGCGCAGCAGGCGGCACGGCAGGCCGAGGCGCTGGCACGGGACCTGGCCGATCCCGCCCTGCTGGCCTTCGCCCTCAACGGGGTGTTCCTGCAGTCCTTCACTCGCCCCGGGCTCGCGGCGGTACGGGACCGGATCGGTGCCGAGATCCTCGGCCTGGCCACCCGGCACGAGCTGCCGAACTTCGCCGTACTCGGCCGACTCGTCCGCCTGCAATCGGCCTCGGCCCTCGGCGACCTCGACGCCGCAACCTCGCACGCGAAGGCCGCCGAACAGCTCGCCGCTACCACCGAGGCGCCCCTCGTCTCCGTCCTCACCGGGTGGTTCCGGGCCCGGGCCACGGCCGCTCGCAGCGCCGAACCCGGCGGACCGACCGCCGCCACGGCCGCAGCCCACTACCGTGCTGCCGAGGACGCCCTCCAGACGGCCGGAATGCCGGGGCTGCACCGGGGCCTGTTCCCGCTCGCCCTACTGGGGCTGCGCCTGCTGCACGACCGGCCCGCGCCCACCGACCCGCGCCTCGACTGGGGCCCGTACCGACCCTGGGCGCGACCTCTCGTGCTGCTCGCCCAGGACCGGGTCGAGGAGGCCCGTGCCGCCCTCGCCTCGGTGCCCGAACCACCACGTGACCACATGCAGGAGGCGCTGTGGTGCCTGACCGCCCGCGCCGCCGTACGCCTCGGCGAGCACGGAATCGCCGCACGCGCTGAGGCTGCCCTGCGCGATGCCCGTGCCGAACACGCCGGCGCCGCCAGCGGAATGCTGACCCTGGGCCCGGTGGCGCGCTACCTGGCTGAGGCGGAAGCATGCGCCGGAGCGGGGTAA
- a CDS encoding alpha/beta fold hydrolase: MTLTIPGFDHIRLPGADGVELAAAVGGSGIPVVLLHGFPQTHLMWRHVAERLADGYTVICPDLRGYGASDKPAAIDSAVYAKRTMATDVVTLAAALGHERFALVGHDRGALVAFRAGLDHPETITHLGILDIVPTLDMWNVLHGTSAAVGYHLFLMAQPPGLPEAMIANSADTFFGSFLDAWANDPTAIPEDVRAEYLRASAEAVTSIVADYRASAGIDVTHDQADLDAGSQLAMPVTVIQQDWGTQLGYDAAAVWKAWAPNLDHRLTRAGHFMAEEAPEEITAAIQDLLAR; this comes from the coding sequence ATGACGCTCACCATTCCCGGCTTCGATCACATCCGCCTGCCCGGTGCGGACGGTGTGGAGCTGGCTGCCGCTGTCGGCGGCAGCGGCATCCCGGTCGTGCTGTTGCACGGTTTCCCCCAGACCCACCTGATGTGGCGACACGTCGCCGAACGGCTCGCCGACGGGTACACGGTGATCTGTCCTGACCTGCGGGGCTACGGCGCCAGCGACAAGCCGGCGGCTATTGACTCCGCCGTGTACGCCAAGCGCACCATGGCCACCGACGTCGTCACCCTGGCGGCGGCCCTCGGCCACGAGCGCTTCGCCCTCGTCGGCCACGACCGGGGCGCCCTGGTCGCCTTCCGGGCGGGGCTGGACCACCCCGAGACCATCACGCACCTAGGCATCCTCGACATCGTGCCGACGCTCGACATGTGGAACGTCCTGCACGGCACCTCGGCGGCGGTCGGCTACCACCTCTTCCTCATGGCGCAGCCGCCAGGCCTGCCGGAGGCGATGATCGCCAACAGCGCGGACACGTTCTTTGGCTCGTTCCTCGACGCCTGGGCCAACGACCCGACCGCCATACCGGAAGATGTCCGTGCCGAGTATCTGCGGGCGAGCGCCGAGGCGGTGACGTCGATCGTCGCGGACTACCGGGCCTCGGCGGGCATCGACGTCACGCACGACCAAGCGGACCTGGACGCCGGGTCACAGCTGGCCATGCCCGTGACGGTCATCCAGCAGGACTGGGGCACGCAGCTGGGCTACGACGCTGCCGCGGTATGGAAGGCGTGGGCGCCGAACCTGGACCACCGGCTGACCCGAGCGGGGCACTTCATGGCCGAGGAGGCACCCGAAGAGATCACGGCTGCGATCCAGGACCTGCTGGCCCGCTGA
- a CDS encoding IS110 family transposase: MSDETGIDIYLGLDVGKGDHHAAAVNQAGKKVFDKPLPNSEPKLRELFDKLQAKHGTVLVVVDQPASIGALPLAVARDAGCQVAYLPGLTMRRIAALYPGEAKTDARDAFIIADAARAMPHTLRTIDLADEAVAELAMIAGFDDDLAGESTRIANRLRGLLTQIHPSLERVLGPRIQHPAVLKLLGQFGSPAQIRKAGRRRLVALIRPKAPRMAERLIEDIFTALDEQTVVVPGTEAAALIVPSLADSLQSVLDQRKLLATRIKELLEAHPLSHVLISMPGIGIRTAARILIDVGDGSGFATAGHLAAYAGLAPVTRNSGSSIRGEHPSRRGNKQLKRAFYLAAFASLSQPESRAYYDRKRREGKHHVAALIALARRRIDVLFAMLRDGTFYQPPTPASA, from the coding sequence ATGTCGGACGAGACGGGCATCGACATCTATCTGGGCCTGGACGTCGGCAAGGGCGATCACCATGCCGCTGCCGTGAACCAGGCGGGGAAGAAGGTTTTCGACAAGCCGCTGCCCAACAGCGAACCAAAGCTGCGGGAGCTGTTCGACAAGCTTCAGGCCAAGCACGGAACGGTACTGGTGGTCGTCGACCAGCCTGCTTCCATCGGGGCCCTGCCGCTGGCGGTCGCCCGGGACGCGGGCTGTCAGGTCGCCTACCTGCCCGGACTCACGATGCGGCGGATCGCCGCCCTTTACCCTGGTGAGGCGAAAACGGACGCCCGTGACGCGTTCATCATCGCGGACGCGGCCAGAGCGATGCCCCACACCCTCAGGACCATCGATCTCGCGGATGAGGCCGTTGCCGAGCTCGCGATGATCGCCGGGTTCGACGACGATCTCGCGGGCGAGTCCACCCGGATCGCCAACCGGCTCCGTGGTCTCCTCACGCAGATCCACCCGTCCCTGGAACGAGTCTTGGGACCGCGGATCCAGCATCCGGCCGTGCTCAAACTGCTGGGCCAGTTCGGCTCCCCGGCCCAGATCCGCAAAGCCGGACGCCGTCGCCTCGTGGCCCTCATACGTCCCAAGGCGCCGCGAATGGCCGAGCGTCTGATCGAGGACATCTTCACCGCACTCGACGAACAGACCGTCGTCGTTCCGGGCACTGAAGCAGCTGCGCTGATCGTCCCCAGCCTCGCCGACTCACTCCAGTCCGTCCTTGACCAGCGAAAACTCCTCGCGACCCGGATCAAAGAACTCCTGGAGGCCCACCCTCTTTCCCATGTCCTGATCTCGATGCCCGGCATCGGGATCAGGACCGCTGCCCGCATCCTCATCGATGTCGGTGACGGCAGTGGCTTCGCCACCGCCGGCCATCTCGCTGCGTACGCCGGCCTCGCGCCGGTGACCCGCAACTCCGGCTCCTCCATCCGCGGTGAACATCCCTCCCGGCGAGGCAACAAACAGCTCAAGAGGGCGTTCTACCTGGCTGCGTTCGCCTCGCTCTCCCAGCCCGAGTCACGCGCCTACTACGACCGCAAACGCCGCGAGGGGAAACACCACGTTGCCGCTCTGATCGCGCTCGCCCGACGCCGCATCGACGTCCTGTTCGCCATGCTCCGCGACGGCACCTTCTACCAACCACCCACACCAGCATCGGCTTGA